The Benincasa hispida cultivar B227 chromosome 11, ASM972705v1, whole genome shotgun sequence genome has a segment encoding these proteins:
- the LOC120091182 gene encoding protein NUCLEAR FUSION DEFECTIVE 4-like, protein MAASNPTSANPFWYQFLFGRWFSVFASILIMSVAGATYMFGLYSSDIKSSLGYDQTTLNLLSFFKDLGGNVGVISGLINEVAPAWVVLLIGAVMNLFGYTMIWLAVTNRIPKPQIWHMCLYICIGANSQTFANTGALVTCVKNFPESRGSVLGLLKGFVGLSGAILSQLFHAFYGNNSKSLIFLIAWLPAAVSVTFLRFVRIIKDLRQPNELKVFYHILYISLGLAGSLMVLIILQNRLRFQQIQYVGSAIVVIVLLLLPLAIVFREELNVWKSKIANPILQLELASQQPPRPPPLAPPSPPSGSCFKNTFKPPNRGEDYTIPQAIFSVDMIILFIATICGVGGTLTAIDNLGQIGESLGYPSHSTTTFISLVSIWNYLGRVVSGFVSEYFWKKYKVPRPLFLFATLILSCVGHLLIAFGVPNSLYFSSIVVGFCFGAQWPLIFAIISEIFGLKYYATLYNLGGAASPIGAYILNVRVAGHLYDREAQRQMEAAGRRRNIGEDLSCLGVECYRKAFLIITAATVFGGLVSLILVVRTWKFYKSDIYRKFREEEAEDVEIKIVTPANGALTAAKTESV, encoded by the coding sequence ATGGCCGCCTCAAATCCCACCTCCGCCAACCCCTTCTGGTACCAGTTCCTCTTTGGCCGCTGGTTCTCTGTCTTCGCTTCCATTCTCATCATGTCCGTCGCCGGCGCTACCTACATGTTTGGCCTCTACTCCTCCGACATCAAGTCCTCCTTAGGCTACGACCAAACCACCCTCAACTTGCTCAGCTTCTTCAAGGACTTGGGCGGCAATGTCGGCGTCATCAGCGGCCTCATCAACGAGGTCGCTCCGGCCTGGGTGGTTCTTCTAATCGGCGCCGTCATGAACCTTTTCGGCTACACCATGATTTGGCTGGCCGTAACTAATCGGATCCCCAAACCCCAAATCTGGCATATGTGTCTCTACATTTGCATCGGAGCTAATTCTCAGACTTTTGCAAATACTGGGGCTCTTGTAACCTGCGTCAAAAACTTCCCGGAAAGTCGTGGTAGCGTTTTGGGGCTTTTGAAGGGATTCGTTGGCTTAAGCGGCGCCATTTTGTCCCAGCTTTTCCATGCCTTTTATGGCAATAATTCCAAATCTCTTATCTTCTTAATCGCCTGGCTTCCCGCCGCCGTCTCTGTTACTTTCCTCCGTTTCGTTCGCATCATTAAGGATCTCCGGCAGCCCAACGAGCTGAAAGTATTTTACCATATCCTTTATATTTCTCTCGGTCTTGCTGGGTCGTTAATGGTTTTGATTATTTTGCAAAATCGTCTCCGATTTCAACAAATACAATACGTCGGAAGTGCCATTGTTGTGATTGTGCTGCTTTTACTGCCTCTGGCCATCGTTTTCAGAGAGGAATTGAATGTTTGGAAGAGTAAAATCGCAAACCCGATTTTACAATTAGAGCTAGCATCTCAACAACCACCACGACCACCGCCACTGGCACCGCCGAGCCCTCCGTCAGGCTCCTGCTTTAAAAATACGTTTAAACCCCCAAACAGAGGAGAGGACTACACAATCCCACAAGCCATTTTCAGCGTCGATATGATAATTCTTTTTATCGCCACAATCTGTGGTGTCGGTGGAACATTGACCGCGATTGACAACTTGGGCCAAATTGGAGAGTCTTTGGGGTACCCGTCTCACAGTACCACCACATTCATCTCTCTCGTCAGCATATGGAATTACCTCGGCCGTGTAGTCTCCGGATTCGTATCGgaatatttttggaaaaagtACAAAGTCCCACGTCCTCTGTTTCTCTTCGCTACACTTATTCTGTCCTGCGTCGGCCATCTTCTAATCGCATTCGGAGTTCCGAATTCGCTGTATTTTTCTTCAATCGTAGTCGGGTTCTGCTTCGGCGCGCAGTGGCCGTTGATCTTCGCAATCATATCGGAGATTTTCGGGTTGAAATACTACGCGACTCTGTACAATTTGGGAGGAGCGGCAAGTCCGATTGGAGCGTATATTCTGAACGTGAGAGTGGCAGGTCATTTGTACGACAGAGAGGCGCAACGGCAGATGGAAGCGGCGGGGCGACGGAGAAATATAGGGGAGGATTTGAGTTGCTTGGGAGTGGAATGTTACAGAAAAGCGTTTCTTATAATCACGGCGGCGACGGTGTTTGGGGGACTTGTTTCGCTGATTTTGGTGGTTCGGACATGGAAGTTTTATAAGAGTGATATTTACAGGAAGTTTAGGGAGGAGGAAGCTGAAGATGTCGAGATCAAAATCGTCACTCCGGCCAACGGTGCGTTGACGGCGGCGAAAACTGAATctgtttag